The Daphnia magna isolate NIES linkage group LG3, ASM2063170v1.1, whole genome shotgun sequence genomic interval gtcgaacttaggttaaaccagaggtgtataaattgaaattaaacaatttatgctaaatattttttgaattttaaacttcagcatgatttattaagtttaaagtagttttttattatttgaaattataatcctatcataagtatacttgctttgaatattattagatgccgaataatatttattttctgtgagttaattttcaatggcttggttcccgtaagctaaacggaaagcttgtgcaaacaaactcacgactttcatatattttattcattttttgtaataaattaaaaaattaaccatccggcaaatagataattactcctttattttttaaatgtttcgttttaaatgctggacttcaaataaaatacgttcaaggaaaaaatttgaacacggttaagttttccccctctcaagaaattttgacaattaataatgaaacttagtgatcggccccaattagttctaattgagttaaccgccccgcaccgataaagtgcattcggggttgaaatgaggtgccactttttcaaccggggcggtgcggggaaaaatttgaggttaacccattgccccgaagcaatagaaaaaaaatgccgttctttcggttttagagtaaaaatcggggcaatcgggtagaacgagctattatcggggttgttatcggatagatcgggtgaaacagtcaatcaataatgttttttgcattgatgaatcgattgattgcaatccaattcaTTGCAAAcaccaattgaattcggggagaagagtTTTCCACCCTGACcaacgcctcgatggcccgaaatgagaaacccgatttgtaaaaaagcgccccgattggctcgaggcctatccttaaatgaaacaattgaaaatcttcttggctgttggaaggaggtccgtagaatattattttcgcacatccattgcacttcaaaggtgactagccgacggacatccctggaactacccattgagtacatagatatctaacggatgttcggccatgattcggacatccgacggcagaaatgtgctatatgggacTGTTGTGCCAGACATTTGGATCTTCCAGGCTGATGACAATTCTTCAAAATGTTGGTATCCTAAAACTTCTCGGCACATTTCATCAAAGAAACGTGAAGTACCAAAACCATGTTGGTATGTTTATCCTTGTATCGTCAGAAAGGAATATGGTATAACAATTTACAGTTTCATATTGtgtggtttttcaaattttgtttacatttcaTCAGATTCATATGAATCTGCTCGTTCACAGGAGCACATTGCTTTAATTCAATCAGACATTAATACTGAGGGTAAAGATGATGCCAGTCAACCTAACACGTCATTGGGAAGGGGAAAGAGACACAAGAGGCCGAATAAAAGATTCTTGCCTTCAAGTGATGATGAAAGCGTTGGTGTATATGGACCCACCCAGCCAGAAACAATTGTGATTCCAATAATTCCAGGTAGCTTATGTAGGAATTCTGTTGATGGTGGTGTTCCTGCTGTGCACCCAACAGCACCACTTGCAGTTCAGCGGAGATGCAATAATTCTGTTGATGACCCTGGTGTATCTGGGCCCACTCATACAGAAGCAATTGTGATTCCAACGGTTCCAGTTAGCCTATTAAGGAATTCTGTTGGTGGTGTTCCTGCTGCACTGCCAATGACACCATTTGAAGTTCAGCAAAGTTGCAGTAACTCTTTTGAGGAAGTCTCACAGCATATGAGAGGGGAAATTACTGTTAATTCTACGGATGACAATTCACCAGTTTCCTACAACAATTTGTATTCACAAGGTCAGTATTTACTAATTTTTTATCACAATGGTAATCTGTAGTTACTTTAATTTGTATTAGAAATGCCCTATTCCGGCACGATTGTAAATCAGCGGATGAGTGTTGCGGTACCGAATCAATCAAACATCTTGAGCGAAGGTAGTATGTTTAGTTTGTTGGAATGTTTTCgaaaataaatgtttaaaTCCTCTGTTTAGTAGAAATGCCCAACGGTAGTACgcgtaatgttttttttaaatcagagGAATCCATCAAACACCTTGACTTACGGTAATTTGTTGACTTTATTTTAAGCTTTCGTCGTTAATGTCTACTTTCTAACGTACattctttcatttatttaaactTTAAGGTTCTGTAGCATTGATTGGGAAGTTGGTAAGAGAAGACCTTAAACTACAGGaatttatttcaaacatgATGGCGAAACTCGTCGTTATGGAATCAAAGATGGAAAGCCATCGACAGCCAGTAGCAGAAACACTAGCTAATCCAGAGTTCCTTCTAGAACCTCTgcaagaaatggaagaaatacAAGCTTTGGAGGAATCTTTACGTGACCCGGATctttattttcagttgttaagttaaaaaaaatatatttcattgTTTCTTCAATTACCACGTTTTGTCTAATTAGGTTGGGATGATTCGTTCCTTGGGAGGAGCATACATTAAAGTTGCCTTGAAACGTGCCTGGTATAGGGTTTTCTCCATAAAGGTGATGGCTTCCGTTAATTGGGAGGGTAAGATAAAAAAGGGATCACTTCAAAAGCAGGGTCTGAAGCAGTCCATTGTTACCAAAGCCGTGTTTGGTAAGTtttgtgtttaatttttacaaTATTCCCTTCAAtacttctttaaaaaaatattatttcttGTTAGATGGTGTGCGAACGACATCCCGCAAATCCAATAACTTCGAATTGGAAACAGAAACAAAGAAGATAATGAAAGGAATGCCAGAGAAGTATCGAAAACGATGTGCGACTGAAAAGTTGATATCGAATGAATGTGAAACTGACAGCACCTCAAACCGTCCTGGCACTTCCGCGGACAGTGAGTAGAGTATGTTAAAGGTAAATGTCTCAAATTTCCCTTCAGCCTTCAACAatttttatctgtttttattttgttttagaGCTCTTGAACGACAGTGAGAGAGAATCAACTCCCATTGGTCGGCAACAATTGAGAATTACCGTATAATTCAAGAATTCAACCTGGAGTACTCGGAGAAACCCTCCAATTTTAAAGTGTTAATCAAGATTAACAAAGAGGGACAATTTCAGTCTCAATCAAGGTAtgatttaaatttgaaaaatataattttctATATTGAGATctgagttttctttccatcacAGACACTTTGCAATAAAGCTCAACCTGGATGGAATAATCTTGAAGAGACGAGTGCCGATTTAAGCAATGAGTTTTGCGTTTCGTCCATCAACTAAGGATCCGACTGTTGCCTAGAAATTTagatgttttttgttttcaatcatGTACTGTGTCAAGATCTTaatcaataaaaaatcatttaaaacatttttttgctgtattaatattcaaatttattgGTTGGTATGAATTTCCAAAACAAGTACATTTACGGAACAATTTTTGATACGGTAATGGACCAGGGAAAAACATCCAACGGATGTTCTTATTTGGACGACAATCGGAGGCCACGTTTGGATGTCCATCGGAGAGGACATTTTGACTTCAAAAAACATCCAAAATAACATCCGCTACGGATATCCAGCCCGAACGGAGCGGACGGCTTTGAAACGTCCTATTGACGTACGGGTGCTAGTAGGGTGTGGGTCCAATCATGACTGCGAGGAACATTAACAGTGGGAAAGTTAGCAGGAACGTCTTCCGTTGAGCTCTTATTCTTGCGGATCTCCGAATGCCTCTTTCACTCTCCCCGCGAGTTTGCGTTTCTTGCTGCGGCTCTGGTCAGTCAATGGACGGTGCTGTTGGTGTTTCGGCGTTACTCCTTTTGTTCTCACGCGCTCTGGCACCTGTTTCCGAGACGTCTCTTGTAGAAGCGCATTGGATGGCCGACGGGTTTAGTCCTGCCTGACTTTCGTCTTCCGCCTGATTCAGTCCCGGCGGTGGGTCCTCCATATCGGTGCTTGTACCGGATCGTGCGACTGCGGTGTTAGGTCCGTGAGGTCGTGGAACGGTTTTACTCGTTCGACGTGTACGATATCCGTTCGGGTCAACCGGCCCAGGCGGAGTTCGTAGTAACTCGGAGTGGTTTGGCGTACCACTGTGTACGGGCCAAACCAACGGCGTAGAAGTTTTCAGACTTCCCACTTTGCGTATGGGCTTGTAGACAAGGACCTGTGCTCCTGGTGGGTACGCCGGCGCCTCCCCCTTCCTTCACCGTAGAGTTCTTTCTGTTTTCGCTGCACTTCAGCTGCGTGGGACTTTATCTGGATGCGGGCTTGCTGGAGTCGTTTCAGCATCCATTCTGATGGATCCCGGTTGGGAGGAGGTATGGGGTTCGGATCTGCATTCAAGGCGCTGTCAATAGGGAGAAGGGCTTCCCTTCCATACACAAGATAAAACGGAGTCCTCCCCGTGCTCTCGTGTCGACTGGTGTTGTAGGTAAACGTTACGAAAGGTAGCGATTCGTCCCAGTCACGATGGTCAGAGCTAACGTATATCGACAGCATATCTGCCAACGTATGGTTGAGGCGCTCTACCAATCCGTTCGCTTGAGGTCTATAGGCCGTGGTGGTCCAGTGATTGGTCTCCAGGGCACGTAGTACATTCTGTGTGACTTCCGCGATGAAGCAGCGTCCTCTATCAGTAGTCAGCTGCCGTGGAACATCATGTCGGAGTAGCACTGCTTTGACTAAGAAGTCGGCCACTTCGACTGCGTCTGCGGTGGGTAGCGCCCGCGTTTTGGCCCATTTCGTTACGTAGTCTACAGCCACGACTATGTGTCTATTTCCACCTTTTGATAGGGGGAATGGACCCAGGATGTTCATTCCGATCCTCTCGAAAGGCCGCTCCGCCCAGTTGATTTCCATGTACCCGGGTAAACGCTGGTACACCGGCTTTCTTCACTGCCCCTCCCTGCACTCCCGAACGAATTGGCGCACGTCCTCACTCATTTCTTTCCAGTAGTATCGAGCGCGTATTTTAGCTAGGGTGCGCGTCGTGCCTAGATGGCCCGCCGTGATATCGTGATGACACGATCGAATGATCTCGTTTCTGAAGGAATTAGGCACGCACAGTCTTAGTAAGTATTCATTTTTGACGATCTTCACGTGAAACAGCAGCCCATCCTTCTCGCGATACTGGCTAGGGTGCTCTTGCTTTTCTATGGCGGCCAAGATTCGCCCCCACTGCCCTCGTTGTGCTCGCTGCAGCTCAATCTTGCTATCGCCGTTCACGCTTAGGGCGGCTAACACGCAGTGTAAATCTTCGTCTAATTCCTTTGCCGCGCCTACTGGATAGCGTGAGAAGGCGTCCGCGTCAGAGTAGAGTCTCCAACTGCGATGAGCAATTCTTAGCAGGAACtcttgtagttgtaggctccAACGAGCCAAATGGCCTGCTAGGTCCTTTTTGGTCAGCAACCAGCACAGAGCGTGGTGATCCGTCACTACCAGGGTCTGCATTCCCCAAATATAGCTTTGGAATTTCTTCACTGCCCACACCAAGGCGAGACATTCCTTCTCCGTGATAGAGTAGTTTGCTTCACTTTTGGACAGAAGACGGCTTGCAAAAGCCAGTGGTCTCTCGACATTGTCCACGCGCTGAAGCAATATGGCTCCCAAGCCGTATTTTCTCTGGGTCGGGGCGAATACCTTCGCCGCTAATCACGTGGCCCAGGGCCGTTACTTCTTGGGCCTCTAACTGACACTTTATTAGCTTAATCTTCAATCCCGCTACTTGTAGTGCCATTAGTACCTGACGCACTCGCTGAAGATGCTCGTCAACTTCCGCAGcgtagatgatgatgtcgtcGAGGTAGACGAGGCAAATGGTCCACTGGAGTCCAGCTAAGACAAAATCCATCATCCGCTGGAATGTACCAGGTGCGGATGCTAAACCGAACGGAATTACCAGGAATTGGTAGAGGCCATCGGGAGTAACAAAGGCTGTCTTGGCCTTCGTCTCCTCGTGGATTCTCCTCCTCGTTCCATTGTGGAGAAGATTCAGGCGTTGCCCATGCGAGACAGCGTTTCTTCGATCCTTGGTAAAGGATAGACGTCTTTGACCGAGATGGCATTCAGCCGGCGGTAGTCGACGCAGAAGCGCCAACTACCACCCTTCTTTTTTACTAGCACGACTGGCGATGCCCAGGGGCTATTGGATTGCTCAATTACTCCTTTCTCCAACATCTCATCCACTTGTCGTTGAACGATCGCTCTCTCCCTCCACGCACTCTTGTAGGGGGGTTGGTGAACAGGTGGTGCTTAACCCATGTTGATTCGGTGTTCCGCCACCTTACAGAATCCCAGCTCGCTGTTCTTTAGCGCAAAACAGGTGTCGAATTCCTGGAGGATGTCCACCAGTTTTTCGACGTCCGGAGGGGGGAGATTTTCGGCGATTTTAGTTCGGAAGGCTTGATGCGGAATGCGGCAGATTTCTTGCGGTGGCGCAGGAACAGACCCTTCTCTGTCTTCCATCACTGCGATTAAATTCTCTCCTGCCGCCTgttctcttcttccttctgGTTCCGCTTCTTTGATCTCCACCACCGACGAGTCCATGGCCTCGACCTGGCCCAGCACAGTACCTTCCCGCAGGTAGGTCCGACGATTAGTCAGGTTTACCATCAAAATGTGTCCTAATGGGCGTTCTGTGGACACCAAAACCTTTCCCGCGGTCACGCCCTTTGCTCGAGCGAGGTGTTCGGACGGCTCGATCATCCTGGTATCCTCTTCTAGATTAGCCGGTTCAATCTCCACGGGGACAATGGTCCTTGGAGGTAGTGTTCTGCCCATCCTGGTCACTAGCTTACGAGTGGAAGTGGAGGCCCGCTCCGTGATAGCATTTACGGGTAATTCCCCAAGTAACAGCTCTGCTCCTTTCTCGGCATAGTTGATCTGGAGGCGCTTGAACTGGCTCAGGAAGTCGTTTCCCAGTAATAGCTCAATTCCTTTCATTTCCAGCAGTATCACCTTTCCCCTCGCCTTCATTCCTCGGTGCTCGATGTCCAGTTCGAGGGCTTCTAGTGGGGGCGCCTTCTGACCGTTCACTGTCAACACGGAAGGCCCATCCCACCGGGTCCGTCGAACTTGTAGTTTCTCCTGCAGGCTAGGCGACGCCACTGATACCACAGCGCCGGTGTCGATGACCACTCTGACTCTTACGCCTTGGCAAATGACGTCTTCAGTGATAAGACGTGATGAATCAATGAGAAGTACAGTTGATTCTTCAGCGTCATCTTCATCTGCAGAAACCATCCCCACCGTCGTCCTCGTATCTCGTTCTTCCGTCCCCTCGTATCTCGTTCTTCCGTCccctcgtttcttttttcttctctgctGCTTCCACCTGTGTTGTTTTTCTGAGAATCTTTTCAGGTAGCACCCGCCTTCTGGTCATCGGATTCCTGCTTCGTTTTGCAATAACGTGCTATGTGTCCCGCCCTTCCGCAATTATAGCAAATCCGCTTCCCATCGGATGTTCACGAAGACTTTGGTCTGTCTTTCCCGGTCCAAGATCGTGGCTCTCTCACGGTTCGTTTCATGTCCGCGATCTCGGCCTTCAACTCGAGGACTAGGTCTCTCAAGTCATCTTTTCCTTCTAGTTTTTCTGGCGACTTGTTTTTCTCGGGTCCTAGGATGCTAACAGCCCAATCGGGGCGATTTGCCAGCTCCGATTCTTCGGTGTGGAGTTTTAGTGCTGTTAAAAATTCTGCGGTCGTTGTAGGGCTAGCGACCCAAATCTTTTCTACTAAGGTGGGCTTCAATCATCGGAACAGGTAGTCCACCTTTGCTTCCTCTGACATCCCGGGGTCGACCCTTCTGCACAAGTCAACGACGTCGTAGAAATATTCGATCCCGGATTCATTGATGCCCTGCTTTCGTTGGCGTAGCTTCGTCTCCTGAAAGCGACTATAATGTTGGGGTAACCTGGTTTTTAATCCGGTGACTGCTGGTGCGGCTGCCACTCCCGCCATTGCCGCCACTGCAGGAGTATCTTCCCAGTCGGTAGGGGCTCCCGAGCAAAGGAACCACTTACTCGCCGTCTCGTCCAGGGGCATCCCGAAGTTCTCACGTTTTTCCTCAGGACCCCCTCGATTGTACGCTGCAACGCTTTTGTAGCGTTCCATCCAGTCGACAGCATCCTCATCCTGCCTTCCGTAGAAGATAAGAGGTGCTCTATACAGTGCCggttcagttatagaaccggcctgtgcgcggttctataactgaatggttctataaccaagcagcccgatcttagtgccacctgtcgtcggttctttcatccctcaaactttgatggtcttagaatgtaagggAAAAGTAACACAAAgactattgtatttggtatgaataactttaccgcctattattattagttgggtcattgaaccgatgtacgacattgcctaaaaagataaaacccattacagtaatattgttttgcatttttaaaaaggcaaaacccattcattcccgccatagaaaatcgatatagttcataatacgACCAACGGTGGcactgaaacacggcaaagaaaaatcggttcgataaccgagccggttccatagctaggcggttctataactggactgGCACTGTACTTGAGTTGGGGTACAGACAGTCGTTGGGCCATTGCTGCCGGTGACGCAGTGCATGGGCTGATTGGGGATCCTCTTCCGGATTCGCTCTCGTCTGCCGAAACTACAATTGACGACTCCCTCGATGGGTCAAGCGGACTACGCCAACCTTGCGAGTCTGAGCTTTCCCGATCTTCGCTTTCCCCCTCTTCGATGGTTGGTTCTGCTCCAACCGCGGTTTCTTCCCACGGGTTTGCCGGTTCAACTACCAACTCTTCTCCTAGGCCGCTGTCCCTTGTCTTTTGTTGAAACAGAAGCTTCCGGTAGTTAAACGTAGGAGTTGTCTTCGGGTCTGTGATTTCGATCGGGTTCAAGGATTCACTGCCTCGGTGCGGATTTTAATGGCTGATCTCTCGAGACGCTTGCGTTTCCACTTCGCCTTGCAGTAAAACCTTCGGTCTCGCTCCCGTGTCGCTTACTTTCCTACTGAGTGATCCCACGTCAATAACAGGCGAAGCTTCTATTCCCTTAATTCGCTTGCTCTGTCGCAGTTGACCAGTATTCATCTACCTTCCGTTTTCTTCAAGCTGAACGGACCTTTTCGGTAGGCCTAAATTAATCTAGCAAGATTACCTTTGGTGTTGTCAGTAACTCTGGAAAAAGGGATAACTTAGATCAGGTCTTTGGTCCTATACCCAAGCAGTTTAAGGTACGAATACCCGCTGGTCACAATTTCCAAGGACCTGCAAACAGTACCTGCCTCGTAGTTTTCCACTTAACTCTGTCTGCCGACACAATTGGTCTAATCTTGCTATTGGAAAGGcctaccctgcatc includes:
- the LOC123470347 gene encoding uncharacterized protein LOC123470347, coding for MIRTSDGRNVLYGTVVPDIWIFQADDNSSKCWYPKTSRHISSKKREVPKPCWYVYPCIVRKEYGITIYSFILCGFSNFVYISSDSYESARSQEHIALIQSDINTEGKDDASQPNTSLGRGKRHKRPNKRFLPSSDDESVGVYGPTQPETIVIPIIPGSLCRNSVDGGVPAVHPTAPLAVQRRCNNSVDDPGVSGPTHTEAIVIPTVPVSLLRNSVGGVPAALPMTPFEVQQSCSNSFEEVSQHMRGEITVNSTDDNSPVSYNNLYSQEMPYSGTIVNQRMSVAVPNQSNILSEGSMFSLLECFRK